The Methanosarcina acetivorans C2A genome includes the window ATTCAAGGTTTATTGATTGTGATTTTGAAAACTGCAACTTATCAAACGTCGATCTGGATAACACAAAATTTCAGAATATAAGATTCAAAAGCTGCAAAATTCTGGGATTGGATTTTTCAAAATGTAATGACTTTATACTCGCTTTTGGATTTGAAGATTCTTTTCTTTCCCTGTCAGTCTTTTCCAATATGAATTTAGAAAATACGGATTTTACCAATTGCCAGATATATGACTGTGATTTTGTGAATACTAATCTTACAAATGCGAATTTTGAAAATTCCGATCTTAAGAACAGTCTCTTTAAAAAATCGAACCTTAGCTTTACATCGTTCAAGAATGCAAAAAATTATGATATAAATCCAAATGAAAATTTTCTAAAAAAGACAGTATTTTCTATTCCTGAAGTTATTTCCCTTTTGGACATTTATGACATTGTACTGGGATAAACCACTGTTTTAGCATCTCCTGGTGAAGAATTTTTTCACATTTTATTCGTAGAATTTTATGTGTGTTTTCTTGAAGGATAACGCCCCGATTATTTGTCCTATTTGTAATGATCTTCTACGTTCTGCATACGTCGAGGAATATTAATATGAATTTTCTCCCACTAATATTCAGGATAATTTCTCTTTTTAGTAAGACGATTGGATTTTGAGTCAAGGCGGTATGCTCATATTTATATCTTCTCTCCAAATCCTCTAACAATCAAAGACTTAAAAGTAACATATATGCTCCAAATTAGTTAGAGAGTCGAATTGTTAAACGAGTTGGCCATAAAACTTTTAATGAACTAATAAAAAGGAGTTATGGAGTTCAAAAGTATTTTCCAGGTTCATACGAACTCCATAAAATACACCCTAAAAGGCAGTGATTATGTTAGCTTTGTCTGTATTTAAGCTTGCCTGATCCTGCCTCCTAAAGGAAAAACAACTTAGGAGTTAGACGAATGATTAAGAACAAAATTACGATAAGCATACTTCTTTTGGCAA containing:
- a CDS encoding pentapeptide repeat-containing protein, yielding MEYQNEEFEAETFKDTDLTDVSFKDSRFIDCDFENCNLSNVDLDNTKFQNIRFKSCKILGLDFSKCNDFILAFGFEDSFLSLSVFSNMNLENTDFTNCQIYDCDFVNTNLTNANFENSDLKNSLFKKSNLSFTSFKNAKNYDINPNENFLKKTVFSIPEVISLLDIYDIVLG